The Desulfoscipio gibsoniae DSM 7213 genome contains a region encoding:
- a CDS encoding phosphopentomutase — protein sequence MPVNKKVIIIVLDSAGIGELLDAGKYGDCGCNTLVNCSLAVGGLKLPHLSQMGLGRIAEILGVPPVDNPTACYGKMAERSPGKDTTTGHWEIAGVILNKPFPVFPDGFPAEIIEPFKQSIGRDILGNKAASGTAIIEELGALHMQTGHPIVYTSADSVFQIAAHEEVIPLEELYRMCQIARELLTGEYAVGRVIARPFVGSPGSFKRTANRHDYSIMPPRPTVLNVLVENGLTVAAVGKINDIFAGQGISTSVHTKNNMDGVDKTLTLMRESFSGLIFTNLVDFDQQYGHRNDPSGYANALEEFDQRLPELICALNPADVLILTADHGCDPTTASTDHSREYVPLLVAGKSIKKGVDLGVRTSFSDVAATVARLFGLTFDTGEEFASAITE from the coding sequence ATGCCAGTTAATAAAAAAGTAATCATTATTGTGTTGGATAGCGCCGGAATTGGCGAGCTGCTGGATGCCGGTAAATACGGTGATTGCGGGTGCAATACGCTGGTTAATTGTTCCTTGGCCGTAGGCGGTCTGAAACTGCCGCATCTAAGTCAGATGGGCCTGGGACGGATAGCAGAAATATTGGGCGTGCCCCCTGTGGATAATCCCACCGCGTGCTACGGTAAAATGGCCGAACGCTCTCCCGGCAAAGATACCACCACCGGGCATTGGGAAATTGCAGGCGTTATATTGAATAAGCCCTTTCCGGTTTTCCCAGATGGTTTTCCGGCCGAAATCATCGAGCCATTTAAGCAAAGCATCGGCAGGGACATACTGGGCAACAAGGCAGCTTCGGGAACAGCGATTATAGAGGAACTGGGCGCATTGCATATGCAAACCGGCCACCCCATTGTGTACACTTCAGCGGACAGCGTATTTCAAATTGCTGCCCATGAAGAAGTGATTCCCCTGGAAGAGTTGTATCGCATGTGCCAGATAGCCCGGGAATTGCTTACCGGTGAGTATGCGGTGGGCCGGGTGATTGCCCGGCCTTTTGTCGGTTCGCCGGGTTCATTCAAGCGCACCGCCAACCGCCATGACTACTCCATTATGCCGCCCAGACCTACGGTATTAAATGTATTGGTTGAAAATGGTCTAACGGTAGCCGCAGTGGGCAAGATCAACGATATTTTTGCAGGTCAGGGCATCTCCACTTCGGTACATACCAAAAACAATATGGACGGGGTGGACAAAACCCTTACATTAATGCGAGAGAGTTTCAGCGGTCTTATTTTTACCAATCTGGTGGACTTTGACCAGCAATACGGCCACCGCAACGATCCCAGCGGTTACGCCAATGCCCTGGAAGAATTCGACCAGCGGTTGCCGGAACTAATCTGTGCTTTAAACCCGGCGGATGTGCTAATATTAACGGCCGACCACGGGTGTGACCCCACTACCGCCAGCACAGACCATTCCAGAGAATACGTGCCTCTTTTAGTAGCCGGTAAGAGTATAAAAAAAGGAGTGGATTTAGGCGTTCGCACCAGTTTTAGCGATGTGGCAGCCACGGTAGCCCGGCTTTTCGGACTTACTTTTGATACTGGCGAGGAATTTGCCAGTGCAATTACTGAATAA
- the xerD gene encoding site-specific tyrosine recombinase XerD, whose protein sequence is MEIYIRHFLNFLAVERGLAQNTIISYALDLKQFKSFCVQRQVKDAGGIDRNLVLNYLLELKKNGRSPATVSRHMAALKIFCRFLVDEQVLGSDPMANLESPGPPKKLPGVLTQEEIERLLEQPRVGNTAGLRDKAMLELMYATGMRVSELLALDVDQVDYERGYVRCLGKGAKERIIPVGTVARNFLMEYLRRGRAKITANHKEQALFLNMRGKRLTRQGFWKIVKKYAMEAGIAKTITPHTLRHSFATHLLENGADLRALQEMLGHADITTTQIYTHLTRTKLREIYNKHHPRA, encoded by the coding sequence GTGGAAATATATATTAGACATTTTTTAAATTTCCTGGCAGTGGAAAGGGGACTGGCTCAAAATACAATTATATCTTATGCCTTGGATTTAAAACAATTTAAATCTTTTTGTGTACAGCGCCAGGTGAAGGATGCCGGGGGGATTGACCGTAATTTAGTATTAAACTACCTTTTGGAATTGAAAAAAAATGGTCGCTCGCCCGCCACAGTATCACGGCATATGGCGGCGTTGAAAATCTTTTGCCGCTTCCTGGTGGACGAGCAGGTGCTGGGTAGCGATCCCATGGCTAACCTGGAATCACCGGGTCCACCAAAGAAATTACCCGGGGTGCTTACTCAGGAGGAAATTGAAAGATTACTGGAGCAGCCCCGGGTTGGCAATACTGCCGGGCTCAGGGATAAAGCCATGCTGGAATTGATGTACGCCACCGGTATGCGGGTTTCTGAGCTGCTGGCCCTGGATGTGGACCAGGTGGATTATGAACGGGGTTATGTACGTTGCCTGGGCAAAGGCGCCAAGGAGCGTATTATACCGGTAGGTACGGTGGCCAGAAACTTTTTGATGGAATACCTGCGCCGGGGAAGGGCTAAAATAACCGCAAACCATAAAGAGCAGGCATTATTCTTAAATATGCGGGGTAAACGTCTTACCCGGCAGGGGTTTTGGAAAATTGTTAAAAAATATGCTATGGAAGCAGGTATAGCCAAGACTATTACACCGCATACATTGCGACACTCCTTTGCTACTCATTTACTGGAAAACGGTGCTGACCTGCGCGCATTGCAGGAAATGCTGGGCCATGCCGATATTACCACAACCCAGATCTATACCCATTTAACCCGCACCAAGTTAAGGGAAATCTATAACAAGCATCATCCCCGGGCTTAA
- the spoIIM gene encoding stage II sporulation protein M: MGNMRGLIAASLQQSWPLYLIVIVIFSAGILLGSLGVNTLPDEQTAELQRYLQSFLAQAAEIEVDRVQMFKGSLYDNLLLGLVMYILGLTIICLPLVLALIFFRGFVLGFTVGFLTAHPDWREFCIVLISMLPQNILFIPALIIGGTASLSFSLLLIKRFNNSQTRVGHQFVGYSLIMAGCLVVFALAALAEGYITPELTRLSASLMAGW, translated from the coding sequence ATGGGTAACATGCGCGGTTTAATTGCCGCCTCCCTCCAGCAAAGCTGGCCGCTGTATCTTATCGTTATTGTTATTTTCAGTGCAGGCATATTACTGGGTTCGCTGGGGGTCAATACATTACCGGATGAGCAAACTGCAGAATTACAGCGCTATTTGCAGTCTTTTTTAGCCCAGGCTGCGGAAATAGAAGTGGACCGGGTGCAAATGTTCAAGGGGTCGCTGTATGACAACCTGCTGCTGGGGTTAGTGATGTATATACTGGGCTTGACCATCATTTGCCTGCCCCTGGTGCTTGCGCTTATTTTTTTCCGCGGCTTTGTGCTGGGATTTACTGTGGGTTTCTTAACTGCGCACCCGGATTGGCGGGAATTTTGCATTGTCCTAATTTCCATGTTGCCGCAAAACATTCTCTTTATTCCTGCTCTGATTATCGGTGGAACTGCTTCTCTTTCTTTCTCTTTGCTGTTGATTAAAAGATTCAATAACTCACAAACCCGGGTTGGCCATCAATTCGTTGGTTATTCATTAATCATGGCTGGGTGTTTGGTAGTCTTTGCCTTGGCCGCCCTGGCTGAAGGCTATATTACGCCGGAACTGACCAGACTTTCAGCCTCGCTGATGGCAGGTTGGTAA
- a CDS encoding DUF3866 family protein, with product MIRTRQGRVLAVNSRRSNLTEIKVQIPGEPEQKAYNYDLLTGPVDAGDTVVLNTTAVNKKLGTGGAHFVMANVSNPKHNARQSGHIMKLRYSPCQVKVLAAEEPDSPDAEIIKNTTSLDGVPVVVGTLHSMLAPAAAGVKAATGGRARVVYVMTDGAALPLPLSNLVYELQTKGLVDATATCGHAFGGDWECINIYTALLTAKAVARADVIIVAMGPGIVGTASPLGFTGVEQGEIINAVNILGGRPVAIPRISFADARQRHRGISHHTITALGRIALTPCTVVLPELVDTGQRNLIQDQYSRAWPVDKHRLAWANGRPALEELDRRGIRVTSMGRTPADDPAFFLAAGAAGIYAAGLIHSGIEAGGQ from the coding sequence TTGATCAGGACACGGCAGGGCCGGGTGCTGGCTGTCAATTCCCGGCGGAGCAATTTAACCGAGATAAAAGTTCAGATACCGGGGGAGCCGGAGCAGAAAGCTTACAACTATGATCTCCTCACTGGACCGGTGGACGCTGGGGATACTGTGGTGTTGAATACCACTGCAGTGAATAAAAAGCTGGGCACGGGCGGAGCCCATTTTGTGATGGCCAATGTATCCAATCCGAAGCATAATGCCCGCCAAAGCGGACATATTATGAAATTGCGCTACAGCCCATGCCAGGTCAAGGTGCTGGCTGCGGAAGAACCCGACAGCCCCGACGCTGAAATTATTAAAAACACCACCTCTCTGGACGGTGTCCCGGTGGTGGTGGGTACGCTGCACAGTATGCTGGCGCCTGCGGCCGCAGGTGTCAAGGCAGCCACCGGTGGCAGGGCCCGGGTTGTTTATGTGATGACGGACGGGGCGGCTCTGCCGCTGCCCCTTAGCAACCTGGTTTATGAATTGCAAACAAAAGGCCTGGTGGATGCCACCGCTACCTGCGGCCACGCTTTCGGCGGCGACTGGGAGTGCATCAATATTTATACCGCGCTGCTGACGGCAAAGGCGGTGGCCCGTGCGGATGTAATAATTGTGGCCATGGGTCCAGGTATTGTGGGTACTGCGTCCCCGCTGGGCTTTACCGGTGTAGAGCAGGGAGAAATAATCAACGCTGTGAACATACTGGGGGGGCGCCCGGTAGCCATTCCGCGCATTAGTTTTGCTGATGCCCGGCAAAGGCACCGGGGTATCAGTCACCATACAATAACCGCTCTGGGTAGGATAGCTCTGACCCCCTGCACGGTGGTGCTGCCTGAGCTGGTCGACACCGGGCAGCGTAATTTAATACAGGATCAGTACAGCCGGGCCTGGCCGGTGGATAAGCACCGGCTGGCCTGGGCAAACGGCCGGCCGGCCCTGGAGGAATTGGATCGCCGGGGCATCAGGGTTACTTCCATGGGGCGCACACCGGCCGATGACCCTGCCTTTTTCCTGGCTGCCGGTGCTGCTGGTATTTATGCCGCCGGGTTAATCCACTCCGGCATAGAAGCAGGGGGCCAGTGA
- a CDS encoding M20/M25/M40 family metallo-hydrolase, which produces MINRDRLVAEFMEMVRVDSESRHEGNMAKLLVEKLQQLGFTVYVDDAGPKTGSDTGNLVARLPGSTDVPALMFSAHMDTVSPGRGINPVEENGVIRSAGATVLGADDKAGIAAILEAVRVLQEQKLPHGELELVFTVCEEVGLSGVKFLDFSRLKARMGYVLDSNGPAGTIINQGPSQDEIYAEMMGVAAHAGINPEDGVNAIQVASRAIATMQLGRIDHETTANIGIISGGVAINIVPEKVMIKGETRSLQEQKRIKQTQAIRDALEQAAREGGAQVEVKVETIYPAMAVPVDAPVVQLAQKAARDLGLEPVVKGTGGGSDTHIFNEHGISAVNLGIAMQKVHTTDECITVDDLILDASYVLAIISTAANCATGKGEWAF; this is translated from the coding sequence TTGATAAATAGGGATCGGTTGGTAGCCGAATTTATGGAAATGGTGCGGGTGGATAGTGAAAGCCGGCATGAAGGTAACATGGCTAAGCTGCTTGTGGAGAAGCTGCAGCAGTTGGGTTTTACCGTTTATGTGGATGATGCCGGGCCCAAAACAGGCTCGGATACAGGCAACCTGGTTGCCCGCTTGCCCGGCAGCACTGACGTGCCCGCACTTATGTTCTCGGCCCATATGGATACGGTATCGCCGGGGCGCGGCATTAATCCTGTGGAAGAAAACGGCGTTATTCGCTCCGCCGGGGCAACCGTGCTGGGTGCCGATGATAAAGCAGGTATTGCCGCTATACTGGAGGCGGTGCGGGTGCTGCAGGAGCAAAAACTGCCGCACGGTGAACTGGAGCTGGTGTTCACTGTTTGTGAAGAAGTGGGGTTATCAGGCGTTAAGTTTTTGGATTTTTCCCGTCTGAAGGCCCGAATGGGTTATGTGCTGGACAGCAATGGCCCGGCGGGTACTATTATTAACCAGGGACCGTCCCAGGATGAAATATACGCCGAAATGATGGGCGTGGCGGCTCATGCCGGTATCAACCCTGAGGACGGGGTCAATGCCATCCAGGTGGCTTCCCGGGCTATTGCAACCATGCAGTTGGGCCGTATTGACCACGAAACCACTGCTAATATAGGTATCATTTCCGGTGGTGTGGCTATTAATATCGTACCCGAAAAAGTAATGATCAAGGGAGAAACGCGAAGCCTGCAGGAACAAAAACGTATTAAACAGACCCAGGCCATCCGCGATGCGCTGGAACAGGCGGCCCGGGAGGGTGGTGCCCAGGTGGAGGTTAAGGTGGAAACCATTTATCCCGCCATGGCGGTTCCCGTTGATGCGCCGGTGGTGCAGCTGGCCCAAAAGGCGGCCCGGGATTTGGGTCTGGAGCCTGTGGTTAAGGGTACAGGCGGCGGCAGCGATACTCACATATTTAACGAGCACGGCATATCGGCGGTAAATCTGGGCATTGCCATGCAAAAGGTGCATACCACTGATGAATGTATAACTGTTGATGATCTGATACTGGATGCTTCATATGTGCTGGCCATCATCAGTACAGCGGCTAACTGTGCGACTGGGAAGGGAGAATGGGCATTTTGA
- a CDS encoding 2-oxoacid:acceptor oxidoreductase family protein, protein MFEGILIAGFGGQGVLSTGQLLAYAGMMEDKHVAWIPSYGPEMRGGTANCGVTISSEPISSPVVSEPTVLIAMNRPSLEKFEPAVAPGGLILVNSSLINIKTKRTDVRTVYVPANDMAEELGNGKVANNIILGALLELTGVVSNDAVLESLKKVLPPKRHNLIPINGEALEKGRQLARGQA, encoded by the coding sequence ATGTTTGAGGGTATATTAATTGCGGGTTTTGGCGGGCAGGGCGTGTTATCCACAGGTCAACTGCTGGCCTATGCCGGAATGATGGAGGACAAGCATGTGGCCTGGATTCCCTCCTATGGTCCGGAAATGCGCGGCGGTACGGCCAACTGTGGTGTAACCATTTCCAGCGAGCCTATCAGTTCACCGGTGGTCAGCGAGCCAACCGTGCTGATAGCCATGAACCGGCCTTCCCTGGAGAAGTTTGAGCCCGCTGTGGCGCCGGGCGGGCTGATTTTAGTAAACAGCTCGCTAATAAACATAAAAACCAAGCGCACCGATGTGCGCACAGTTTACGTGCCGGCCAACGATATGGCCGAGGAACTGGGTAATGGCAAGGTGGCCAATAACATCATTTTGGGCGCTCTGCTGGAATTAACCGGAGTTGTATCCAACGATGCCGTGTTGGAGTCCTTGAAAAAAGTACTGCCCCCCAAACGCCATAATCTCATCCCCATCAACGGCGAAGCCCTGGAAAAAGGCCGCCAGCTAGCCAGGGGTCAGGCTTAA
- a CDS encoding thiamine pyrophosphate-dependent enzyme, with protein MKKIFTRPESLNDIPFHYCPGCTHGIAHRLVAEVIDEMDIYERALGIAPVGCSVFIFNYLNIDMYQAAHGRAPAVGTGVKRVLPDRLVFTYQGDGDAAAIGTGELVHAAARGEKITVIFINNAIYAMTGGQMAPTTLLGQKTTTTPYGRDKDVNGLPVKVCEMLAPLDGTAYLARVSLHNPKHIAMAKKAIRKAFDVQMRGDGFTLVEILSACPTNWGLSPLEALKWLEENMISYYPLGEYKTPAEEVQL; from the coding sequence ATGAAAAAAATTTTTACCAGGCCGGAGTCGCTGAATGATATACCATTCCATTACTGCCCGGGCTGCACCCACGGCATTGCTCACAGGCTGGTGGCTGAGGTCATTGATGAAATGGATATTTACGAGCGGGCACTGGGCATAGCTCCAGTAGGCTGTTCTGTATTTATATTTAACTATCTAAATATTGATATGTATCAGGCTGCTCACGGCCGGGCACCGGCGGTGGGTACAGGCGTCAAGCGGGTGTTGCCTGACCGCCTGGTGTTTACTTACCAGGGCGATGGCGACGCGGCAGCCATCGGCACAGGCGAGCTGGTGCACGCGGCGGCCCGCGGCGAAAAGATAACCGTCATATTTATTAACAACGCAATTTATGCCATGACCGGTGGGCAGATGGCCCCCACCACACTGCTGGGGCAGAAAACCACCACCACCCCCTACGGCCGTGATAAGGATGTCAACGGTTTGCCCGTCAAGGTTTGTGAAATGCTGGCACCACTGGACGGCACTGCTTACTTGGCCCGGGTTTCCCTGCATAATCCCAAGCATATTGCCATGGCCAAAAAAGCCATTCGTAAAGCTTTTGACGTGCAGATGCGCGGTGATGGGTTCACCCTGGTGGAAATACTCAGCGCCTGTCCAACCAACTGGGGTCTGTCACCCTTGGAGGCGCTGAAATGGTTGGAAGAAAACATGATTTCTTATTACCCACTGGGTGAGTACAAGACTCCGGCGGAGGAGGTTCAGCTATAA
- a CDS encoding 3-methyl-2-oxobutanoate dehydrogenase subunit VorB, with protein sequence MAKVLMKGNEALGEGAVRAGCRYFFGYPITPQSELPHYLAKRMPQVGGVYLQSESETAAANMVYGAAGAGARVMTSSSGPGITLMQEGLSYLAGAELPCVVVNMIRGGPGLGNIAPAQSDYLQAVKGGGHGDYRLIVLAPASVQEIIDLMQDAFDLADKYRNPVMLLADGILGQMMEPVELSEEVLVQAPEKAWAATGRKKGGPRRLINSLYIVPEECEKHNIELAQKYAVIAKEEQRWEEYQLDNAKLVIVAFGTCARICKAVVDRARQEGLAVGLIRPISVWPFPNDVFARVRETAEQFLSVEMNMGQMVEDVRLAVEGRKPVHFYGRVGGMIPVARDVLAEVKKLYNGGAV encoded by the coding sequence CGGCTATCCCATTACCCCGCAGAGCGAATTGCCGCATTATTTGGCCAAGCGTATGCCCCAGGTCGGCGGAGTATACCTGCAGTCGGAAAGTGAAACAGCGGCCGCCAACATGGTTTATGGTGCTGCCGGGGCCGGTGCCCGGGTAATGACATCATCTTCAGGCCCCGGCATTACTTTGATGCAAGAGGGTCTCTCTTATCTGGCCGGCGCTGAGCTGCCCTGTGTAGTGGTGAATATGATCAGGGGCGGCCCGGGCCTTGGTAACATAGCACCTGCCCAGTCCGATTATTTGCAGGCGGTCAAAGGCGGCGGGCATGGTGATTACCGGCTGATTGTCCTTGCTCCCGCATCGGTGCAGGAAATCATCGACTTAATGCAGGATGCCTTTGATTTGGCGGATAAATATCGCAACCCCGTTATGCTGCTGGCCGATGGTATTTTAGGCCAGATGATGGAGCCGGTGGAGTTAAGTGAAGAGGTACTGGTGCAGGCGCCGGAAAAAGCTTGGGCTGCCACGGGACGTAAAAAAGGCGGTCCCAGGCGATTAATTAACTCGTTATATATTGTGCCCGAGGAATGCGAAAAACATAATATTGAATTGGCCCAAAAATATGCCGTTATAGCAAAGGAAGAGCAGCGCTGGGAAGAATACCAGCTGGATAATGCCAAACTGGTCATTGTAGCCTTCGGTACCTGCGCCAGGATTTGTAAAGCCGTAGTCGACCGCGCCCGGCAAGAAGGCCTGGCGGTCGGCTTAATCAGGCCAATCTCGGTTTGGCCGTTCCCCAACGATGTATTTGCCCGGGTGAGGGAAACTGCGGAACAATTCCTGTCGGTGGAAATGAATATGGGCCAAATGGTGGAAGATGTGCGCCTGGCTGTGGAAGGTAGAAAGCCGGTGCATTTTTACGGCCGGGTGGGCGGCATGATACCCGTGGCCCGGGATGTACTTGCAGAAGTTAAAAAACTGTACAACGGGGGTGCGGTATAA